tcagtagtgtaaaaaaataaataagtttcttatacctctggattattttgatttttgtaGCTCTTAACTTAAATATATGTCAACTAAGGCAGGCATTGAGTGATTATGTTACGCGGTCagtgacagcaatagatgttcaatccgatTTGACTGAGATGGTTGGCAGCATCCCAGTAAAAAGGGATTGgttgtctatcgccgtcaatggcagccaatgatttgctattttaaaatgtaaacaaacacattttaaaacctCAATCTTATTACTCGATTCTGTTCCTCTGAAAATGGCCCGATTTCCTATTACGTTATCAAAtcagggacatctctagtttgctTCTATTGACTAATGAGGCGCAAGTACCTGATCCTCAGAGGAGCTGAGCAGGTAGTCCCCAGTGGCGTGCAAGGACAATCCAGTGACACCCGCCTCGTGGGCACGCACGACTTGGACGCAGTTGCCCCCGGTAACGGACCACACGCGAATTGTGGTGTCGGGAGATGCGGAGAAAACCACAGACTGTAGAGGTGAAAGGACAACTAGAATGAATATGCGATGGTGACCATTAAAATGTTCaaaagaaagaccaaggtgaccTGGGATGGATGGTAAATCACAGAAGTGACCTTCTTGGTGTGACCCTTCAGCGTTGCCACTATCTGCTCCTCATTCTTGTCAAACACCACAACGTTCTTATCAGCGCCACCTAGAGGAACGCAGCACGGTTCCATCCATTAGATCTTAACATCTTGCTGACTGAATGGTGCACATCTATCTCCAAGCTTAGACGGGCTTACCAGTGAGCACTTTATTGGTGTCTGAAGGACACAGATCCATTGCAAGAATACCTGGCACACTGGCACTGTGAAGACCCTGAAAACAGCAAGAGTCATGAAGAGATATTGTACAAAACAACGAATAAACGGGAGGGGGCTTGAGATACATTTTATTCAATATTGTCCAatagcacgaatgctatttttaagaccgtgacgtcgccatcgtaactgggaagtgggtcaacaatcaacatagacacgccctcgcatacaatccatgttattactgcttgttttctgccggtaatctttcagaaaagaacatgccgagtaaacactgctgctatagaACTTatagaaacaactctagacattacgacattttAAGGATCTTTTCTTCAttcgtttcccgaagccaaaaacatggaggaaaaaatgaagatgggggccatggtcctacagaggacgaagaggtaagccattttgatatttttacttatttttttagcgcgaCGTTTTATCGTGTTGCTTCTGTCTGTCAATGTATGAcctgaaaacattaaaatggtatctgactgccactgttattaccttttcttttgtgtaaaaaaaaaaaaacttcagtaagggggaagtgtaaataaattatagaattaagatttgttattaatgaaaaaaataaaagtgttcgttggttgTCAcaaagtagcatttgcgatcgctacacaaaaatagcaatgtaaattacccccaagaacggtcagagactaagacaaccagaggatataatatataaaaaaagacagggtggtaaaggatagattgtcgaaacaggagaatgccattgtcagtggcgtaaggcaacgcacacaagaaaaaggtgtcgataaaaaagctacctctggatcaggtcggctcttttccctgtctttttcagccctcgacactcaagccatctctttaactcagCACTTCTCAAATAGCGGGGcgcgagcgatgccaggggtggcgcatgtgacctcggtgaacatgtttttttttttttttttttttttttgccatactagaataaagtgtacttgcacatccactcactgggtggcagtggcgctctcattttcagagtgcgcgcagtattttttaactagGCAAGATCACACAGAAAAGaaatatgaagagctgtgcgccattttcgaaagctgttttccggccggactcacgcagctacccactgtcttctccggttctcacgtgtccgcccgagaagtgccattttcggcttgggatcgtcacgacgaccgccctcacctacggttctccctcggccgccgagaatgtgcttttttcggggcgtttgccttttggctttcacttttaatacagtggaagATACTGTATTAAATacggtttactgtgtctaaaaatgattatagcggacagccggaagccaaatcaattgagacgccacttaaagacttaGACCCCAGTCTCACTGAGAAGCCgcgtgattgtttttcagcgaaaacgtgccgaatattgccaacaatcgtcccgttttgtcagtgttatatcagtaaacaagtgagcactgttagcatgctcagtgaaaAATAACCCCGCACCATTGCACAGGAGGTGattctgtgagcagcaaaaataaaaactgtccttctgtccaaagacactttttttcttatattcagttcagtttttttggtcaatttttgtggcatattgtcctcatgagttaatgtttgtaatctatttgaatttgttattatttactgattttattacattttatttttcagtatcaaatggtcaaaaatgtaccttgagtatatttttacagtttggatgtgactattttttttttaattcaggcaaattgatgcacgttaagtcttttttgttacaaacaaaacaatgttaataaagttatactttattataagttgatctattttactttttttctttaatagaaaaaaaggaaaccatgttaggcagaggcgtacttataatagtatttttatagacaaatggtaCCATttataatggcgtaccgcacgcaggctatttttagaccgtgatgtcgcatcgtaaagcggaagtaaagccgaagtgggacattatagacccgccctcgcatagacccaacgtaattagtgctacttttcgccggtaatctttcaaaaacgaacatgccgatcacgcattgcttttttggaacttgtagaaacgactttagacattacgacacatgaaggatgttttcttcatacgtttccggaaaccaaaaactcgggaggaaaaaatgtgaagaccgaatcaacttgtgcggactttaacaccagctcggcgaatccattcacgtttcatatgcagtaaacattatgttgggttggcatggtctttcagaggacaaagaggtaagccatttttatatttttaacttatttttttagcgtaacgttgtgccgtactgcttctgtctgacaatgaatgacctgaaaagaattacaatggtatctgactgccactgttaccgtttctgtcatatatatatatataaccaattttagtaagggggaagtgtaaataaattatacgattaagatgtgttaccaatgaaaaattttaaagtgttctttggctgtcactgagtagcatttgcgatcgctacacaaagctaactaaattacccccaagaacggtaagagccaTTCACAACCAGACAACCAgagaatatataagaaagacagggctgatggtaaaggatagcttgttgaaacaggagaatgtcattgtcagtcgcgtcgataaaaaagctaaagctatgcttaggtcggctcgtttttttcgtctttttcagccttcgacactaaagccatctctttaactgaatatttttatgttcttccacatctttgccagtcaatttggcaccaagcacatcattttcggagagaattggtaggtttagctctgtaaacatctccttcgtacacgatttccattcatttcctatttttTCCTAAGCAACagcagctaatgtcatgaatattaatgagcggaagtgacgtgttgcttgcggtacgccattgggaaGGCTGGCATTGAATAATCGTGTTGCACGGcctttgacggcgatagatgtccaatccattttgacagggagggtTGGCTGCAACGGTTCGATGCAACTCAAGCAAATGCATCTCTCCTTCCTGGGTATATTGAgtaaatttaattattattataaattattGTATTCATCTCAAGTGTCTCATTGTTTTGTctttttaaattgctttttgtttattatttttttttctggtatATGTCCAAattaaaacattcattcatttaaatgtAACTTGTGTTAAACGTATACATAATTTTAAGTTGTCCGATATTGTCGGCCGATAAAAGcgaatatcgacatcggtttttcattatcagttTTGGACCAATGTTCATATTACCTTTAAAGTGAATGCAGAAGCCATCTGcccttgtacaagggctggtcacagcttagcaaagCCATTatacttattgaccattagatgtctccaaactaagatgcttagaCTTGATTACGTGATCAGAACATTTGcattaaatgatcaataaatgtttgaaaaataatgaatatgttaagtccacgactgcatatatcggtatcagttTGATGATGGCATCGGATTATTGGAGATGGACAAAattgggatatcggttaaaaagtcattatccgaCACCTTTACATAATACCGTATTAAATTGTTGGGAGGCCCTTGAATCAAATCGTTGTGATATCGGCAAATATTCTTTCAGCGTCCAACTAATCAATATCGTGTCATATCGTCAGAAAATTGGCGATTGAAATCACTGGATTAAATGCTGTAGCCTCGTCTTTCACCTATAAACACTTACAGCATGAGAGGCCACTTGACGGTATCTGCCAAGGTCTTCAGCTCTAACCAACTCCTCTGGAACAGTTTTTCCTCTCTGGACAAAGATGATCGACAGGTTTATTCAACatcttcacaatgaaaaaaacaacaacacttgttaaaaattttaatcagagTTTGCCTTACCTTCTTTCTCTCTGTGGTGAGAATGGTGGCCTTGTCTTGAAGCTAGAAAAGTACAATAACACTTGATTCTCAAAGTTGAAGATCCCCATCGAAAAAAGTGACAAGAATATTACCTTCTGGATGATCTCTGGAGTCATGCCCACTTGTTCACTAATCTCCATAGGCTCTCCAGCAGCACCCTGCAAGTGGAGTACACACACCCAAAAATGTGTGAGGGAAATTTTTAACACCTATATTCATCTGGAAAAAATGTTCACTCACCACTACGGCTGGCTGAGAGGCAGGAGCTGCTTGAGGTGCAATCAACCCAGCCTGGGGTTTGAGTGTGGCAAGAGCTGTGGAAGGGTGACACATTAGAtttaactttatttttgccacaattgctcaaccagtttcaccaatgagatgtcacaacaataaccacatgactccattataccaatgaaacgtaacaatacagtcacatgatcacacacaagcttgcagtcagAAGTGCCGTGACCACGAcaacctgttcaatcacgtggcgcaaAAATTTAACTATTAGACAGAATcaatattagagctgtcccaactGTCGACGTAGTTGACGTGTAGTTGACtttaatgccaagcttggctgcaggtcggccgtgaatgaacacctaaagcgccttcGGACAAATTTGGAAGACgccaggaaacaacaagctggcagatcgtaagtccctctaactaactaactaactaactaactaaataactaactaacaacattttttattgaagttgctaacctgttgcaatatgcaataagtccatttatcgcacggttaaTAAAAAtgggggcggtaattttcacagttgtgttttgtcgccacgTGCATgaatgcgtgcatacatttgtgcgcgcAACTtcacgtgcgtgctgatggcttatgggactccagttcctttcacagatgtttattggtcatcaacacgccgtagaattgaaGTtctgacatacaaaataaggaaacacatttatattaaacacTAAATTGAGgctaatgtgggaaaaaaagacaacctactttagcctgctatgaaacattggcagtcttgggggaacctcttggtaactCAAGAtaagatacgatttgcgatgggagggatggcagctgccaccctcccactttaaacggattgaacatttatggccggtagtggcagcaaatgccaggcaatgaggtaattttgggccatttaaggtaattttcctgttgattttggagtattttatgggtctcttcctgtttattttgagttgcagaacaggaagtgacctgggaatcacccaaaagaataggcagtgactcaaactcaacagaaaatgacctgtaaatgccctaaaatgaacagcaaatgacctttaaatgccctgaaaatcggatagaatgactgtgaatgctctggtttcgaatgaacgaacgttcccagtctaaatggattgggcgtcaagcaccgtcaatgaggccctagagttaactgagacactattgtggtggaagattttggtagcaacttgttggcttccccccccccccccccccaagacattgacaccttttaaaacgatatcttaattcttggcaggagcatatcgataacctttttgggatacaaagtatcacgatatatcgccatttcgatattttgtcacacccctaatgttcAACATTTACATAACGGTTTCTGGAGTTAACCTTACATACTTCGGAATTCAGATTCAACACTAAgaacagctttaaaatgacaaccTTTATCAAAAGTCTGATTGACAAAGAATATCATAATACTAAGTATACACATTATGTAGTAGTTAGTATACTaagatattaatgctagattttttttaaagaattgttctgAATctctttacattccattcttttgaactagttaatgctatcagcatttgacctcatagtttgtgatttattattgttattatgtgtttatttgtactttaatgaagaatttaaatgttccaaaatgttttgtgaattaataagtgtcaaTAAAACCTTAATtgctagtttaaaaaaaaaaaaaaaaaagcatattagATTAGCCGACTAATCGTTTGAAaaaagtctgctgactaatccgGAGAAAAATAGTCGTTTGGGGCGCCCCTAGGCAATATTACTCAAAAGTGCGGATTCCGCTTGGCACCGAAACacaacggaaaaccggagatatcgtTTTATTGTAATGGTAGGAAATATGGCTTTTCCACTAGAAGGCACTTGTGCTCTTTGGaggggtgatgtttcattttggcagatttttcttgttggaatttgatttttgtgtatcgttttggcctaatatggtcatgtaataggttatagtgtaCTATAACTAACTATAGAACTATAACTATACAATATAATAGCAATTCATATAGAGGACGTTGTACAGGGGGAAAACAtttccattgtttaaaaaaatagacaTCACAAGtgcttacaatgttactcaattCTTGAGTATTCTTGTCACTGAATACTTtttcacttgagtaaattttttgagtGACTAGTTTTGTCtgtgaaatattatttttaagtgacgctactcttacttgagtcaaattctTCAACATGCTATCAAGCTACCTTCTCTGGCCGCAGTGACCTCTTTGGTGAGTCGAGCGATGACTCTGCACGCGGCGTCGTGTTGGTAGAGGGCATGCGACAGCTCTTGGCGAGTTGTCTGCAGCTGCTGCCTCAGGGTGAAGCTGTGAAGCATTACGGCATCCTAGAAGAGAAGAAAACCAATGCGTGTGACTTGAATTCCAggtaaatcataataataatgttaataatgaccaTTCAATCACAGTTCATTCTGTGTTGATAAGTCTTTCAAAACACGTACCCATTCATCTTGGAGGGATTTTAGAATGGCAGGAATGCTTGTAGCTGATGGTGCCTTTGGTCTAATAGGATGGGAGACTGGAAGAGAAACAAGTTTCAGAACATCAGAAATCAAGCGTTTCATAAcagctaaaaaaaatatgtaatcaatgagttttttccccccttgatACTTATGCTCATTTTAGCTCATTCATGCAGGAattatgattttcttttttgttaaaatgtttttattacaaTCAGATAGGACAGCTGTTTCAAACCTGCCGCCTACAGGACAAAAGTTTGCGGCCCCCATTTGTCATCCAATTGTGATATTTGTGTTGCTCACACATATTTTGCAATAGgcaatgaataaatattgaaataagttcaaataaaatgaatgaatcagtgctgcaacgattaatcgattaactcaagtaaattaatttgaaaaaagcttcgaatcaaactttgctgctttgaggattctTTTCTCtacagtggcattgtaatggtttgttttgaaagtgtttgcatttatttttattgatttgggtggatacactgtcctcgAGTGGCAACAGGgaatatgccataacttgtctaacatggctgaacccAGCTGCTCCCTGCTAAGAACAACATAGAGGATAAGTAAGGTTTTGTTGGCGCTAATATGtttattcattaattatttAGTTTAGGAGTAtatcagttttttgtgggaatatgtgtttgaactacttgttaagagctttgtaaaaGAGTTAGCATTTTAAAGCAGGACTTTTACTATGCAAGTAAGCCTAACGTTCTTTGGTTGTACtccgatcctcatttattaatttttcaaTACCGTTTGTGGCTAA
This Corythoichthys intestinalis isolate RoL2023-P3 chromosome 11, ASM3026506v1, whole genome shotgun sequence DNA region includes the following protein-coding sequences:
- the prpf19 gene encoding pre-mRNA-processing factor 19: MSLVCAISNEVPEHPCVSPVSSQVFERRLIEKYIVENGTDPMNGQPLSEEQLVDIKVSHPIRPKAPSATSIPAILKSLQDEWDAVMLHSFTLRQQLQTTRQELSHALYQHDAACRVIARLTKEVTAAREALATLKPQAGLIAPQAAPASQPAVVGAAGEPMEISEQVGMTPEIIQKLQDKATILTTERKKRGKTVPEELVRAEDLGRYRQVASHAGLHSASVPGILAMDLCPSDTNKVLTGGADKNVVVFDKNEEQIVATLKGHTKKVTSVIYHPSQSVVFSASPDTTIRVWSVTGGNCVQVVRAHEAGVTGLSLHATGDYLLSSSEDQYWAFSDIQTGRVLTKVTDESAGCALTCAQFHPDGLIFGTGTADSQIKIWDLKERTNVANFPGHAGPVTSIAFSENGYYLATGAQDSSLKLWDLRKLKNFKTITLDNNYEVKSLVFDQSGTYLAVGGSDIRVYICKQWSEVLNFTDHTGLVSGVAFGENARFLSSAGMDRSLKFYSLQNVN